The Plasmodium relictum strain SGS1 genome assembly, chromosome: 8 DNA window atatttttacatttccTTTCAAATTTTCATTCTTATATTCTTAccaatatttcatttttaaaatttaaatgatatttaattttgtttgctatttctttaattgtcaattctaataaaaaatccCCCCAccccccaaaaaaaaaaaaaacagattcaataaaatttaaaaaaaaaaaattaaaaaaatataatcatACCATTTGAAGGAATATTAGTTGATAATataacattaaaaatattatctttAATAATTGTTAAATTCTTTGAATAATAGGTATTTAGAATATAGTATAATATTCTACTTATATCTctgttataaataaattgtcTGATAGCTGTTCCGTCTCCTAGAAGTTTTACATAAGTATCGTTAACTATAAACAATTATTCaaattatataagaaaaatttaatgttAATTTTGATGTATaaacattattaaaataaaaaaataaatttttttttttacctttGGCTAAGTACATCTTATGAATAATAGATGGAATTACATGCCCATCTCTTATGttaaaattatcatatttaCCATATATATTCGTTGGTATTATACATATCCattcataattatatttttctctaTAGAATCTGACTAAAACTTCTAAAACTCTTTTTGATACACTGTATCCTTCATTACTTAAATGGCATCGACCATCAtgaattttttcttcaattaaAGGTAACTCACATTTTTCCGGAAAAATACAAGTAGATAAAGTAAATATTCCTCTAGTAATCTATTAGATCAaacaatgaaaaagaaaaggttTCAAATTAAAGAATTGAATTCtctatataatattttacacATATTATGTAcattgttttatttatttttttttttttttattatatgcaactattttatttatatatttttttcctttttattttttagaaattgttttaattaaatatatatattatagttATGTTTTTatgtctttattttttacagaATATTTGTGGCATAATTTAACTACGTTTGAATTaatttctaaattatttgtcagaaaatttaaattattatttttattagcaTATAAACCTCCCACATGTGCAGCAAAATGTATAATATcagtaaatttatatttttcaaaaattttttgtgTATCTTCATAATTTCTTAAATCACAAATTTTAGAActtaaaaaaacatatttttttattatatttttgtcgtttgaatttataattatttcattttcgtTTTCATTAAAATCAGTATTTGTACTTTTTATAACTTCACGCAAACTATTTCCTAATAAACCAGTCCCACCTGTTACTAAGCAAATTCTTGACATTTTAGAAaccttaaaaatataatatattatatagaaaaaataccCAGACAAttgattataattatataaaaataatactttttaGTAATAATGAATATTCCAACTTATAAGAaagtttatataatatataaagaaataattaattttaaattaatgaagtacatttatttcaaaatagcTAATTTGTATGAcgaaatatataatacaaaaatactttatctttttatttttttttctttatgctaaaaaaatattttcttatcttattgatttaaaaaaaataagattttagtttttttttttcctattaGATACCATAGAAGtgtataaaaatgaaaaaaaaaaaaaagctttgtcacataaaattaaagattCTTTACAAAAATTGtccaaaaacaaaaaattgtaaatttaaaaaaaacgatgttaaaaaatacatattaaaaattaatttgtaaaagaaaaaaaaaaaaaaactaaaaactCATTTTCAACACACTAATATTAcgaaaaattgaaatattttttattttattttattttttaatttattataatttattcaaaaagttaaaacaaaaataatattattcatataacAATTGTGTgcatattttttgaataaaattataaaattatccTTAGTTTTAAATAGGagattaaaagaaaaaaaaaaacttaatattttaacattttatttttaatttagtttttttcttaaaaaaatatcatttttttttttaattcattattgaaaaataaaagtgaaaAATGATTAGTGTTCCTTATAGGATGCACATATGTAATCTTAGTTGTCAAAGTTAGACACTAATAACagcattttaaaataaagagAAAGTAAGGTGTTTTCACATTATAGTagcatcattttttttttttttttgctaaaattttgaatacttttttttaattgaaaacaattttgaaataaaaggttacatattttatttataaaaaatatttcacaaaaaaattttcgtAAATTACATTgtgattttttttctaactTGTAATAAATGAGGTGTATTTTTGtgctttttctattttttacatACCCTTCtatattttagttttttaaagattatctatatatttacttaatCAAACTTTATTCATAGagataattttcttttgacaaatttcattttttaatattgtatttttaaaatcttaatttttttttttcttgcgaagtcataaataaaaaaaaagaaaaaagccacataaattatatgttaattcttttaaaatgaaaaattcaTTTCTTGAAATATAGccataataaaaattgttaaaaaaaaattatccacatatttttatacatttcCATTAAATTTAACATTAATTCTAAAAAGTTGAAAATTTATGTACTagtaaactttttttataaaaattcctAAATGTAATTAAAGtaagttttaaaaaagaaaacaaatatatatagaatataaaatcattttatttaattataaatttttatgaaaaaaattaaaaatatttttcttgaatatattaaaataaaataaaataaattattttcattagtCTAATTtagtattaaaaataaaaatgtttcgTTATTATTATGctctttaaaataaaaatagtaaattttctttttacaaatataaattaatataaaaattagaaattttgttttttatgggttaactataataataataaaaatttttctcggatataaatattaaatataaatatatatatatatatatatatatatatatatatatatattatcctTTTAATGtgtctaaaaataaaaaaaaaaaataaaacattaaaaCTTTCGACTGCAAATTGtaattagaaataaaaaaataacatttataaaaaaaaaaaaaaattttctcgggtttaaataaaaaaaattaaataatttttttttcagccCCCAAAacaattgaaaaaaaaataagtttatCGGTtctatatgaaaaataaaaatttttatatgaaattattagtataattctaaaattaaattcatttCGGTGTCCTATAATAAGACacaacaaaaacaaaaaaaaaaaaaaatacaaatattaaGCATGTTAAATTAATACTCaaacaaaatttaatttttatatgcaAAGGGAGAgtctaatttttataaaaatataaatactaatttaataatttatttttgttttattagaATTTTACACCttagaaaattattaatttattcttCATAAGAAAATTTGTTCAGTGAAAATggttttaatattttatataaaaatgtaattttatttcattcactgtttatgtaaaatttgaaactaaaaaaaaattttttaattttttaaatatatatatttataatataccATGGATGGCAATATAATTGTGCAgattaaaatataagaaaaacaAGGTAATAAAAAggttaaaatatattttttttttcttatttttttatatttttacttttgcTTTTTTGTTTgtcaatataatttttaatagtttATTCTATCGTTATTATTAAATCTGCaccataatattttattaacatattttattttaataaaaaaatttattattaaaattaaatgaaagttacaaaacataataatttttatctgATTATATTTAGTATTGAACTTAATTGTGATATTGATTATTTGGATAATAGTTGTATGTAAATtgtcttttttctttttaagttttcaattaataattttttttttttataaattaacaaCAATGCTAAGtagaatttttttctctctaTTCGCAATTTTATccttattcttattttttgataaacACAATTCACtgttaaatgaagaaaaaaatgaaaaagctATTTTATTGGCCTTATTGAAAAATACCTTTGTGGATAATAAAGAATTCAAAACTCGCGATGATTTAAAGAATGAAAtatacaatataaaaaaaatgcagTTATATCCAAGTGAATATGATAAATTTGAAAAGtttttagaattattttttaaatactatGGTATTCCtgttaaaattaatgaagaagaaagaaaaatattacataCTTCTGGGATATTTAATGGACTTTATGTGGATGTAGATATATTAGGTGAAGAAAGACTAAAGGATCATTTTGATGATATTAAAGAAAAGGCACATAGTTTAATTAACTTCATTTTTCATAGTAACTTAATATTTCCTCAATATGATAAAGATTTATATAACAAATTACACgaaaataatgaaacaaTTCTTCATAAGAATGAACATTTAGAATATTTAGGAAATTTATTTAAGTATTtacttaatttaaaaaatagcgATTTAAATCATAATTCTAATGgtgattttattataaatttctaTATTAATTATGTTAATATTATGAATCCTTATGATACAAACCTATTACCCAGTCATGAAAACTTTagtaaatataatgaattatatgtaaataatgaagaaaataaatataaaaatgaatatgatCAAATTGATTTAAAAGGAATTATAGCAGACAAAGAACATGAActaatagaaaaagaaaaaagaaatttttataatcaaAATGGTAAAACAGATGAAATAGATgcagaaaaaattttacaagaACTAAATCAGAAAGAAGAAGAACAACATCCAGGAATTGGTCAGTATGAGGAAACTCCAATAAATAAAgcatatttagaaaaaaaaacatttaaatatgcaaataaagaaaataacagTGAGGAAAATATTCcattaaatcaaaaaattgataattcTGACGATACAAATtcgaataaaatatatgaacaAGAAATATATAACCAAATATCACCTTTATACACGAAAGAATTTTTATCTAACCCATTTTATATGTTTGgattaaataatgaattaagaATCCCAAGAATtcaaaaaacatattttgaaaataataacaatagaACAAATGAGCGTAATTTACGAAGTAACACTAATCATAATGAAGctaatataaaagaagaaattagGAAAAAGGAGAACCTAGAAattttaacatatatattaagtattttaagaa harbors:
- the FS gene encoding GDP-L-fucose synthase, putative yields the protein MSRICLVTGGTGLLGNSLREVIKSTNTDFNENENEIIINSNDKNIIKKYVFLSSKICDLRNYEDTQKIFEKYKFTDIIHFAAHVGGLYANKNNNLNFLTNNLEINSNVVKLCHKYSITRGIFTLSTCIFPEKCELPLIEEKIHDGRCHLSNEGYSVSKRVLEVLVRFYREKYNYEWICIIPTNIYGKYDNFNIRDGHVIPSIIHKMYLAKVNDTYVKLLGDGTAIRQFIYNRDISRILYYILNTYYSKNLTIIKDNIFNVILSTNIPSNELTIKEIANKIKYHLNFKNEILFDTKEDNGIHKKTSCNDKLMKIVEDSFEFTDLDKGLKETIDWFISEYENIRK